In a genomic window of Gemmatimonadetes bacterium T265:
- a CDS encoding transcriptional regulator produces MARLATTADVFTAIAEPRRREILDLLSDGRARAVGDVVARLALAQPAVSKHLGVLRAVGLVSVAKAGQHRLYRLDAAPLASVRDWLRTYDRYWGHQLDRIKARAERNAGLPPAGPPTRPDPTH; encoded by the coding sequence GTGGCGCGCCTCGCGACGACGGCCGACGTCTTCACCGCGATCGCCGAGCCCCGGCGGCGCGAGATCCTCGACCTGCTCAGCGACGGCCGGGCGCGGGCGGTCGGCGACGTCGTCGCGCGGCTGGCGCTCGCGCAGCCCGCGGTCTCCAAGCACCTCGGCGTGCTGCGCGCCGTCGGGCTCGTGTCGGTCGCGAAGGCCGGCCAACACCGACTGTACCGGCTCGACGCGGCGCCGCTCGCGTCCGTGCGCGACTGGCTGCGCACGTACGACCGCTACTGGGGGCACCAGCTCGACCGCATCAAGGCGCGGGCCGAGCGGAACGCGGGTCTACCGCCCGCGGGCCCGCCGACGCGCCCGGACCCCACACACTGA
- a CDS encoding transposase, with the protein MLGVRVGAAAAREQLEAWVPADHLLRRIDRALDLTQVRAQLVGCYSRIGRPSVDPELLLRLLLVGYLYGITSERRLVEEVRVNVAYRWFAGLPFGARVPHHSTFSKNRHGRFGAGVFRAVFEAVVRQCVAAGLVVGGACSVDGSMVNADASSQRWTQPTRLKLTTAWPADGEVPVAPDAGRPPPRHTPRGLDPPVRSPTDPDATWASKGGPARFAYYVNYLVDNARGVIVDVEATAARYSAEALAARVMIERTRADLGLSVTALGADRAYGSGPFLEWCRAAGVTAYVPVLDRRGQTRGQFTQADFAYDGERDEYVCPGGERLRKVATIATSQVQQYRAPPARCTTCALRARCTTAPRRQLSVSGHDAVRRDTLALAGTPEFTRAAWARKKVEARFAELKRFMRVRRLRLRGLPRAAEQFLLAATAQNLKRLAAAVSVSHPAHVPAAA; encoded by the coding sequence ATGCTGGGTGTGAGGGTGGGCGCGGCGGCCGCCCGCGAGCAGCTCGAGGCGTGGGTGCCGGCCGACCACCTGCTGCGGCGCATCGACCGCGCGCTCGATCTAACCCAGGTGCGGGCACAGCTCGTTGGCTGCTACAGTCGCATCGGCCGGCCGTCGGTCGACCCCGAGCTGCTGCTCCGGCTGCTGCTCGTTGGCTACTTGTACGGCATCACGAGCGAGCGCCGCCTCGTGGAGGAGGTACGCGTGAACGTGGCGTACCGGTGGTTCGCCGGGCTGCCCTTCGGGGCTCGGGTGCCGCACCACTCGACGTTCTCGAAAAACCGGCACGGCCGCTTCGGCGCCGGCGTGTTCCGCGCCGTGTTCGAGGCGGTCGTCCGGCAATGCGTCGCGGCAGGGCTGGTCGTGGGCGGCGCGTGCTCGGTCGACGGAAGCATGGTCAACGCCGACGCGAGTAGCCAGCGCTGGACGCAGCCGACCCGCCTCAAGTTGACCACGGCGTGGCCGGCCGACGGCGAGGTCCCGGTCGCGCCCGATGCGGGCCGGCCACCGCCACGCCACACGCCCCGAGGGCTGGACCCGCCGGTGCGCTCGCCCACCGATCCGGACGCCACGTGGGCGAGCAAGGGCGGGCCCGCCCGGTTCGCGTACTACGTGAACTACCTGGTCGACAACGCCCGTGGCGTGATCGTGGACGTGGAGGCCACCGCCGCCAGGTACAGCGCCGAGGCGCTCGCGGCGCGCGTGATGATCGAGCGCACGCGCGCGGACCTCGGCTTGTCAGTCACGGCGTTAGGCGCTGACCGGGCGTACGGCAGCGGGCCGTTCCTGGAGTGGTGTCGCGCGGCGGGCGTGACGGCGTACGTCCCGGTCCTGGACCGCCGTGGCCAGACGCGCGGCCAGTTCACACAGGCCGACTTCGCGTATGACGGCGAGCGCGACGAGTACGTCTGCCCCGGCGGCGAGCGGCTCCGGAAGGTGGCAACGATCGCCACGTCGCAGGTGCAGCAGTACCGGGCGCCGCCCGCGCGGTGCACCACGTGCGCCCTCCGCGCCCGCTGCACCACGGCACCGCGCCGGCAGCTCAGTGTGAGCGGGCACGACGCCGTGCGCCGCGACACCTTGGCGCTGGCCGGCACGCCCGAGTTCACGCGGGCGGCGTGGGCGCGGAAGAAGGTCGAGGCGCGCTTCGCGGAGCTCAAGCGCTTTATGCGCGTGCGCCGGCTGCGGCTACGCGGCTTGCCGCGCGCGGCGGAGCAGTTCCTCCTCGCGGCCACGGCGCAGAATCTCAAGCGGCTCGCGGCGGCGGTGAGCGTCTCCCATCCCGCGCACGTGCCGGCTGCGGCGTGA
- a CDS encoding glyoxalase: MEQRLTAILPCNDLDAAEAFFARLGFTRDAGSPDDYRMLSDGRGGHVHLTAAVAGWLVPGRNPFGLYLYREDVDGLAAACADEVIEPEGPSDKPWGMYEFALNGPDETLVRVGWPIRLRERP, from the coding sequence ATGGAGCAGCGCCTCACGGCCATCCTGCCGTGCAACGACCTCGACGCCGCCGAGGCCTTCTTCGCGCGGCTCGGCTTCACGCGCGACGCCGGCAGTCCTGACGACTACCGGATGCTGAGCGACGGCCGCGGCGGGCACGTGCACCTCACCGCGGCCGTCGCGGGCTGGCTGGTGCCGGGGCGCAACCCGTTCGGCCTGTATCTGTACCGGGAGGACGTCGACGGGCTTGCCGCGGCGTGCGCCGACGAGGTCATTGAGCCGGAGGGGCCGAGCGACAAGCCCTGGGGCATGTACGAGTTCGCGCTGAACGGCCCGGACGAGACCCTGGTCCGCGTGGGATGGCCGATCCGGCTCCGCGAGCGCCCGTGA
- a CDS encoding hypothetical protein (frameshifted, deletion at around 82800,82509,82470) → MAGPPDGICVDTEEAVWYADVPNACCRRVGEGGAVLDEVPVDRGAFACMLGGPDRRILLITAAQWVGTAWARWAGPGAC, encoded by the coding sequence TTGGCGGGGCCGCCCGACGGCATCTGCGTCGACACCGAGGAGGCCGTGTGGTACGCCGACGTGCCGAACGCCTGCTGCCGGCGGGTCGGCGAGGGCGGGGCCGTGCTGGACGAGGTGCCCGTCGACCGCGGCGCGTTCGCGTGCATGCTGGGCGGGCCGGACCGGCGCATCCTGCTGATCACCGCAGCGCAGTGGGTCGGGACCGCTTGGGCGAGATGGGCGGGACCGGGCGCGTGCTGA
- a CDS encoding DNA-directed RNA polymerase sigma-70 factor produces the protein MPPAAAALEHFEPYRPALTGHCYRMLGSVMDAEDAVQEAMLRAWKAADRFEGRSGVRTWLTRIATNVCLDALAAAGRTPGRRRARPVDEGAGLGAVDAVAFPLPERPREHWVEPIADAAALPAPDACDPERQAILRESIRLAFVAALQYLPPRQRAALLLTQVLGWTAVEAGETLGMTTAAVNSALQRARATLDARNPAVAPRALSPAQQDTVARYVAAFERYDVAALARLLHDEATLSMPPFALWLRGPHAITQWLAGPGAPCRGSRLVPVEACGGTPAWAQYRDDGATPWALLMIELRGDRVASMTSFLDVETLFPRFGLPMRLTDERAGSALGKKSFAGDR, from the coding sequence ATGCCGCCTGCCGCCGCCGCCCTCGAGCACTTCGAGCCGTACCGCCCCGCACTCACCGGCCACTGCTACCGCATGCTCGGCTCCGTGATGGACGCCGAGGACGCGGTACAGGAGGCCATGCTCCGCGCGTGGAAGGCCGCCGACCGCTTCGAGGGGCGCAGCGGCGTGCGGACGTGGCTCACCCGCATCGCCACGAACGTCTGCCTCGACGCCCTGGCCGCCGCCGGCCGGACTCCCGGCCGGCGCCGCGCGCGCCCGGTGGACGAGGGCGCGGGCCTTGGGGCCGTGGACGCCGTCGCCTTCCCGCTCCCCGAGCGCCCGAGGGAGCACTGGGTCGAGCCCATCGCCGACGCCGCCGCGCTGCCGGCGCCCGACGCCTGCGACCCCGAGCGCCAGGCCATCCTGCGCGAGAGCATCCGGCTCGCCTTCGTGGCCGCCCTGCAGTACCTGCCGCCGCGCCAGCGCGCCGCGCTCCTGCTCACCCAAGTCCTCGGCTGGACGGCGGTCGAGGCGGGCGAGACGTTGGGCATGACCACGGCGGCGGTGAACAGCGCTCTCCAGCGCGCCCGCGCCACGCTCGACGCCCGCAACCCGGCCGTCGCGCCGCGCGCCCTCAGCCCCGCGCAGCAGGACACGGTCGCCCGCTACGTGGCGGCGTTCGAGCGCTACGACGTGGCCGCGCTCGCCCGCCTGCTGCACGACGAGGCCACGCTCTCGATGCCGCCGTTCGCGCTCTGGCTGCGGGGGCCGCACGCCATCACGCAGTGGCTGGCGGGGCCGGGCGCGCCCTGCCGCGGCTCGCGCCTCGTCCCGGTCGAGGCCTGCGGCGGCACGCCGGCGTGGGCCCAGTACCGCGACGACGGCGCCACGCCGTGGGCGCTGCTGATGATCGAGCTGCGCGGCGATCGGGTGGCGAGCATGACGTCGTTCCTGGACGTCGAGACGCTGTTCCCGCGCTTCGGCCTGCCCATGCGGCTGACAGACGAGCGGGCGGGGTCGGCGCTCGGGAAAAAAAGCTTCGCCGGGGACCGATGA
- a CDS encoding acetyltransferase yields the protein MLPRTDAPAPHMPDATALRIRPARAGDADALWRILAPTIRAGETYALPAGMSREAALAYWTGPDRETFGAEAPRTPGEALGTYYLRASQLGGGAHVANCGYMTGAWAAGGGVARAMCEHSLAHVRSRGFRARQFNFVVSTNEHAVRLWQRLGFDVVGRLPHAFPRPRGEYVDALVLFRAL from the coding sequence ATGCTCCCCCGAACGGACGCCCCGGCCCCGCACATGCCCGACGCGACCGCCCTCCGCATCCGGCCCGCGCGGGCCGGCGATGCCGACGCGCTCTGGCGCATCCTCGCGCCGACCATCCGCGCCGGCGAGACGTACGCGCTGCCGGCCGGTATGAGCCGCGAGGCGGCCCTGGCCTACTGGACCGGGCCCGACCGCGAGACGTTCGGCGCCGAAGCCCCGCGGACGCCCGGCGAAGCGTTAGGCACCTACTACCTGCGCGCGAGCCAGCTTGGGGGCGGCGCGCACGTGGCCAACTGCGGCTACATGACGGGCGCTTGGGCCGCCGGCGGCGGCGTTGCGCGGGCGATGTGCGAGCACTCGCTGGCGCACGTGCGGTCGCGCGGGTTCCGCGCCAGGCAGTTCAACTTCGTGGTGAGCACCAACGAGCACGCGGTGCGGCTGTGGCAGCGCCTCGGGTTCGACGTCGTGGGGCGGCTGCCGCACGCGTTCCCGCGGCCGAGGGGCGAGTACGTGGACGCGCTGGTCTTGTTCCGGGCGCTGTAG
- a CDS encoding VOC family protein → MPKQPKNTICLWYDRDAEEAARFYARTFPDSTVGAVHRAPSDFPGGRAGDVLTVAFTVCGVPCLGLNGGDRFTPSEAFSFQIATDDQAETDRYWDAIVGTGGAESACGWCKDKWGLSWQITPRVLTEAMARGGDVARRAFAAMMPMRKIDVARIEAAVRGAAAPA, encoded by the coding sequence ATGCCGAAGCAGCCGAAGAACACGATCTGCCTGTGGTACGACCGCGACGCGGAAGAGGCCGCGCGCTTCTACGCCCGGACCTTTCCCGACAGCACGGTCGGCGCGGTGCACCGGGCGCCATCCGACTTCCCGGGCGGCAGGGCGGGCGACGTGCTGACGGTCGCGTTCACGGTGTGCGGCGTGCCGTGCCTCGGCCTCAACGGCGGGGACCGGTTCACGCCCAGCGAGGCGTTCTCCTTCCAGATCGCCACCGACGACCAGGCGGAGACCGACCGGTACTGGGACGCGATCGTCGGCACCGGCGGCGCGGAGAGCGCGTGCGGCTGGTGCAAGGACAAGTGGGGCCTGTCGTGGCAGATCACGCCGCGCGTGCTGACCGAGGCGATGGCCCGGGGCGGCGACGTGGCGCGGCGCGCCTTCGCGGCGATGATGCCGATGCGGAAGATCGACGTCGCCCGGATCGAGGCGGCGGTGCGCGGCGCGGCCGCGCCGGCGTGA
- a CDS encoding membrane protein codes for MATLLAPAPRAAARPRTPAARWAGRVLTGVTFALLAMDAAVKFVPQSGAVAAATAQLGWAPAQAPVLGAIALLCLVLYAVPRTAVLGAVLWTGYLGGAVATHLRVGNPLFTHTLFPVYVGALVWGALSLRDARVRALIAR; via the coding sequence ATGGCCACCCTGCTCGCCCCCGCCCCGCGCGCCGCCGCCCGCCCCCGCACCCCCGCCGCCCGCTGGGCCGGGCGCGTGCTCACCGGCGTCACGTTCGCCCTGCTCGCGATGGACGCGGCGGTCAAGTTCGTCCCCCAGTCCGGCGCGGTAGCCGCGGCGACGGCGCAACTCGGCTGGGCGCCGGCCCAGGCCCCGGTGCTCGGCGCGATCGCGCTCCTCTGCCTCGTGCTCTACGCCGTGCCGCGCACCGCCGTGCTCGGCGCCGTGCTCTGGACCGGCTACCTGGGCGGCGCCGTCGCCACGCACCTACGCGTGGGCAACCCGCTGTTCACGCACACGCTCTTCCCGGTGTACGTCGGCGCGCTCGTGTGGGGCGCCCTCTCCCTGCGCGACGCCCGCGTCCGCGCCCTGATCGCCCGTTAG
- a CDS encoding hypothetical protein (frameshifted, deletion at around 86859) translates to MRFLTIGPDQHHDEHDHDDHGGLHRDLLATGEVVDRRRLLRMAAKFGAGLGMLSLVGCGSDAASAITGTTSTTTGSTGSSGSTGSGTSNSSGTCPTQINEETAGPYPGDGSNGANVLNLTGVVRSDIRSSFAGATGTAAGVPLTIELTLVSASTCAVLADRAVYLWHCDRGGNYSLYSAGVTNQNYLRGVQATDSNGKVSFTSIFPACYSGRWPHIHFEVYPSLSAATSVRNKVATSQIALPKSACDLVYATSAYEASVTNLSRISLATDNVFSDGAALELATVTGDVTSGMRAALTVAVSGA, encoded by the coding sequence ATGCGCTTCCTGACTATCGGCCCCGACCAGCACCACGACGAGCACGACCACGACGACCACGGCGGGCTGCACCGCGACCTGCTCGCCACCGGCGAGGTGGTCGACCGCCGACGCCTGCTGCGAATGGCCGCCAAGTTCGGCGCCGGCCTCGGCATGCTCAGCCTCGTCGGCTGCGGGTCGGACGCGGCGTCCGCGATCACGGGCACGACCAGTACCACCACGGGCTCGACGGGCAGCTCGGGCAGCACCGGCTCGGGCACGAGCAACTCGAGCGGCACGTGCCCGACGCAGATCAACGAGGAGACCGCGGGCCCCTACCCGGGCGACGGCTCCAACGGCGCCAACGTGCTCAACCTCACCGGCGTGGTGCGCAGCGACATCCGCTCGAGCTTCGCGGGCGCGACCGGCACCGCCGCGGGCGTGCCGCTCACGATCGAGCTCACGCTCGTCTCGGCGTCGACCTGCGCCGTGCTCGCCGACCGCGCGGTGTACCTCTGGCACTGCGACCGCGGGGGCAACTACTCGCTCTACTCGGCCGGCGTGACCAACCAGAACTATCTGCGTGGGGTGCAGGCCACCGACAGCAACGGCAAGGTCTCGTTCACCTCGATCTTCCCGGCCTGCTACTCGGGCCGCTGGCCGCACATCCACTTCGAGGTCTACCCGAGCCTGAGCGCGGCGACCAGCGTCAGGAACAAGGTCGCGACCTCCCAGATCGCCTTGCCCAAGTCGGCGTGCGACCTCGTCTACGCGACGTCGGCCTACGAGGCCAGCGTGACGAACCTGAGCCGGATCTCGCTCGCGACCGACAACGTGTTCAGCGACGGCGCCGCGCTCGAGCTCGCGACGGTCACCGGCGACGTCACGAGCGGCATGAGGGCGGCGCTCACCGTCGCCGTCAGCGGCGCCTAA
- a CDS encoding extradiol dioxygenase, with translation MSTAQAPVPVITNAGNTPATNHKLFVNVPVADVQRSIRFFEALGFRFSPQFTTAEGTCMLVGRDAYVMLLTKARFAGFSHMPVPDPRAGVGALFTVSVDSRAAVDAMVRAALAAGGSAHVAEPEDHGFMYDWSFLDPDGHGWGVFWMDPSAIPSDAA, from the coding sequence GTGTCCACCGCCCAGGCGCCCGTCCCCGTCATCACGAACGCCGGCAACACCCCGGCCACCAACCACAAGCTGTTCGTCAACGTCCCCGTGGCCGACGTGCAGCGCTCGATCCGCTTCTTCGAGGCGCTCGGCTTCCGCTTCAGCCCGCAGTTCACCACCGCCGAGGGCACCTGTATGCTCGTCGGCCGCGACGCGTACGTCATGCTGCTCACCAAGGCGCGCTTCGCCGGGTTCAGCCACATGCCCGTCCCCGACCCACGGGCCGGCGTCGGCGCGCTCTTCACCGTCAGCGTGGACAGCCGCGCGGCGGTGGACGCGATGGTGCGCGCCGCGCTGGCCGCCGGCGGCAGCGCACACGTGGCCGAGCCGGAGGACCACGGCTTCATGTACGACTGGAGCTTCCTCGACCCCGACGGGCACGGGTGGGGGGTGTTCTGGATGGACCCGTCGGCCATCCCGAGCGACGCCGCCTGA
- a CDS encoding NAD(P)-dependent oxidoreductase, protein MILVTGATGNNGRALLPLLLAAGAPVRALTRAADAAALPPGVEAVAGDFDRPETLAPALAGVERAFLVTNSTARAEAQQLAFVAAARAAGVRHVVYLSQLHAAADSPVRFLRYHAVVERALEDSGMAYTHLRPNLYMQSLLAFHASIVAEGRFTAPAGDARVSVVDVRDIAAVAARALTEGGHEGKTYDLTGPEALTHGEMAARIGEALGKPVAYVDVPDAAMRDAVVRFGMPAWQADGLIEDYAHYRRGEAAAVSPDVERVTGRPARTFDAFARESAAALSQ, encoded by the coding sequence ATGATCCTCGTCACCGGCGCGACCGGCAACAACGGCCGCGCGCTCCTGCCGCTCCTCCTCGCCGCCGGCGCGCCCGTGCGGGCGCTGACCCGCGCCGCAGATGCCGCCGCCCTCCCGCCCGGCGTGGAGGCGGTCGCGGGCGACTTCGACCGCCCCGAGACGCTCGCCCCCGCGCTCGCCGGAGTCGAGCGCGCGTTCCTCGTCACCAACTCGACCGCGCGCGCCGAGGCGCAGCAGCTCGCCTTCGTCGCGGCCGCGCGCGCGGCCGGCGTGCGGCACGTCGTCTACCTCTCGCAGCTGCACGCCGCGGCCGACTCGCCCGTCCGCTTCCTGCGCTACCACGCGGTCGTCGAGCGCGCGCTCGAGGACTCCGGGATGGCCTACACGCACCTGCGGCCTAACCTCTACATGCAGAGCCTGCTCGCCTTCCACGCGTCGATCGTCGCCGAGGGGCGGTTCACGGCGCCGGCCGGCGACGCGCGCGTGAGCGTGGTCGACGTGCGCGACATCGCGGCCGTCGCCGCCCGGGCGCTGACGGAAGGCGGCCACGAGGGAAAGACCTACGACCTGACCGGGCCCGAGGCGCTGACGCACGGCGAGATGGCCGCGCGGATCGGCGAGGCGTTAGGCAAGCCCGTAGCCTACGTCGACGTGCCCGACGCGGCGATGCGCGACGCGGTCGTCCGGTTCGGGATGCCCGCGTGGCAGGCCGACGGGCTGATCGAGGACTACGCGCACTACCGCCGCGGCGAGGCGGCCGCCGTGTCGCCCGACGTCGAGCGTGTGACGGGGCGACCCGCGCGCACGTTCGACGCGTTCGCGCGCGAGTCGGCCGCCGCGCTCTCGCAATGA
- a CDS encoding transposase — MSDKYAVIAAERGTYPVRWMCALLGVSVAGFYGAQRRPPGTRAAADERVRVEVRAAHAKSHRRYGAPRVHRELRAAGVRVAKKRVARLMREDGLVARRAQRRVRTTDSAHAHPVAPNVVARDFAVADQPGLDRVWVADFTYIPTREGWLFLAVVLDLASRRVVGWAVRETMETELVLAALHAALADRRPAPGLVCHSDRGSQYASAAYQVLLAASGAVPSMSAKGDCYDNAVAEAFFATLEHELLADVTFVSRAAARPAIFDFLFWYNGERRHSSLDYVSPVAYEQHLTARPARAA, encoded by the coding sequence GTGAGCGACAAGTACGCCGTGATCGCGGCCGAGCGCGGGACGTACCCCGTGCGATGGATGTGCGCGCTGTTGGGCGTGAGCGTGGCCGGCTTCTACGGCGCACAGCGCCGGCCGCCGGGCACGCGCGCCGCCGCGGACGAGCGGGTGCGGGTGGAGGTGCGCGCCGCACACGCGAAGAGTCACCGGCGCTACGGGGCGCCGCGAGTGCATCGCGAGCTGCGCGCGGCCGGCGTACGCGTCGCCAAGAAGCGCGTCGCGCGGCTCATGCGCGAGGACGGCCTCGTGGCGCGCCGCGCGCAGCGCCGCGTACGCACGACCGACTCGGCGCATGCGCACCCGGTCGCGCCGAACGTGGTGGCGCGCGACTTCGCGGTCGCGGACCAGCCCGGGCTCGACCGCGTTTGGGTCGCCGATTTCACGTACATCCCCACGCGCGAGGGCTGGCTGTTCCTGGCGGTCGTGCTCGACCTGGCGAGCCGCCGCGTGGTGGGGTGGGCGGTGCGCGAGACGATGGAGACCGAGCTCGTGCTCGCGGCCCTGCATGCGGCGCTCGCCGACCGGCGCCCCGCGCCCGGGCTCGTGTGTCACTCGGATCGTGGGTCGCAATACGCGAGCGCGGCCTACCAGGTGCTGCTCGCTGCGTCTGGCGCGGTGCCGAGCATGAGCGCAAAAGGCGATTGCTACGATAATGCTGTTGCCGAGGCCTTCTTCGCGACGCTCGAACACGAGCTACTGGCTGATGTCACCTTCGTGTCGCGCGCGGCGGCGCGGCCCGCGATCTTCGACTTCCTCTTCTGGTACAACGGCGAGCGGCGCCACTCGAGCCTCGACTACGTGAGTCCCGTCGCCTATGAGCAGCACCTGACCGCGCGCCCCGCGCGAGCAGCCTAA